The following are from one region of the Fusarium verticillioides 7600 chromosome 1, whole genome shotgun sequence genome:
- a CDS encoding molecular chaperone HscB, with protein MRLSVSSPSVRDVSRLCVRCQLRARRASTLVPLHRPAVSTPPTRHHLALAGAFRGPAANRDHTRGVSSAAQPEQEPASSSASSSTHYDLFPETLPDGPPPAGHFPIDTRALRREFLRLQARAHPDMHPAQDKARAEAMSARINEAYKTLSNPLLRAQYLLSLRGVDVANDETLKVEEPELLMLVLEAREEIEDVEHEEDLDEPRAANDARIAESEQVLERAFQHDDIEAAKHEAVRLRYWVNIKESLDNWERGRHVVLQH; from the coding sequence ATGCGACTCTCTGTATCTTCTCCCTCCGTACGCGACGTTTCTCGGCTTTGTGTCCGGTGTCAACTCCGAGCTCGCCGAGCTTCAACTCTTGTACCATTGCATCGACCAGCTGTCTCAACGCCGCCTACACGACATCATTTAGCTCTCGCAGGGGCGTTTCGGGGCCCAGCTGCGAACAGAGACCATACCCGCGGTGTATCTAGTGCCGCGCAGCCCGAGCAAGAACCGGCCTCGTCCAGtgcatcatcgtcgacaCACTATGACTTGTTCCCCGAGACGCTTCCCGATGGCCCTCCTCCAGCAGGACACTTTCCTATCGACACTCGCGCTTTGCGCCGTGAGTTTCTCCGCCTTCAAGCTCGGGCTCATCCGGACATGCATCCTGCTCAGGACAAAGCTCGTGCCGAGGCCATGTCAGCACGCATAAATGAGGCTTATAAGACGCTTTCTaaccctcttcttcgagcacAATATCTACTCTCTCTTCGAGGCGTCGACGTCGCCAACGATGAGACCCTCAAGGTAGAAGAGCCAGAACTATTAatgcttgtgcttgaggCACgcgaggagattgaggatgtCGAACACGAAGAGGATCTGGACGAACCTCGTGCCGCGAACGATGCACGGATTGCGGAGAGCGAACAGGTGCTCGAGCGCGCGTTTCagcatgatgatatcgaggctGCGAAACATGAGGCTGTGCGTCTGCGCTATTGGGTCAATATCAAGGAAAGTTTGGATAACTGGGAGAGGGGCCGTCATGTTGTGCTACAGCATTAA
- a CDS encoding ribulose-phosphate 3-epimerase, with translation MAPKTIIAPSILSADFAQLGHDCARTMGQGADWLHVDIMDGHFVPNITFGPPVVASIRGHVDQPTEAHGRGTFDCHMMIAEPKKWVKEFKKAGCNLYCFHYEAAFSSAAERPEQQTDEKTNPKALIRYIHDQGLLAGIAIKPDTSVDVLWEILENSDEKERPDMVLVMTVYPGFGGQKFMASELPKVQALREKYPELNIEVDGGLGPKTIDEAADAGANVIVAGSAVFGAKDPSEVIAQLRQAVDARSAK, from the exons ATGGCTCCCAAGACCATCATTGCTCCCTCCATTCTATCAGCTGACTTTGCTCAGCTTGGCCATGACTGTGCCCGTACTATGGGGCAAGGCGCTGATTGGCTTCATGTCGATATCAT GGATGGTCACTTTGTTCCCAACATAACATTCGGTCCGCCTGTCGTTGCATCCATCCGGGGACATGTCGATCAACCCACAGAAGCCCATGGCCGGGGCACCTTTGATTGTCATATGATGATTGCAGAG CCCAAGAAATGGGTCaaggagttcaagaaagCTGGCTGCAATCTCTACTGCTTCCACTATGAGGCTGCCTTCTCCAGTGCTGCCGAGCGCCCAGAACAACAGAccgacgagaagaccaaCCCCAAGGCCCTCATTCGATATATTCACGATCAGGGACTGTTAGCTGGTATTGCTATTAAGCCTGACACTTCTGTCGATGTGTTGTGGGAGATTCTGGAGAACagcgacgagaaggagagacCTGAT ATGGTCCTCGTCATGACCGTATACCCTGGTTTTGGCGGTCAAAAGTTCATGGCATCGGAATTACCCAAGGTCCAGGCCCTCCGAGAAAAGTACCCCGAGCTCAATATCGAAGTCGACGGTGGCCTTGGGCCCAAGACAATCGATGAGGCTGCCGACGCTGGTGCCAATGTTATTGTTGCAGGCAGTGCTGTCTTTGGGGCCAAGGACCCCTCTGAGGTTATCGCCCAGTTGCGACAGGCTGTTGACGCCCGAAGTGCAAAGTAA
- a CDS encoding L-lactate dehydrogenase (cytochrome), producing MAKIFDAAEVAKHNTPESCWVILYGKVYDVTEFLPTHPGGKKIILKLAGKDATDEYDPVHPPGTLEENLKPENILGEVNPETLTDSQSTGENTTTQSRDNHPPPMASLMNLDEIEEEATKRISKKAWAYYFSAADDLFSKTYNNHVYKNILLRPRVFVDCTACDLSTTLIGNRVGLPIFVAPAAMARLAHPDGEQGIAKACSRFGAMQIVSNNASMTPEQIIEGAKPGQTFGWQLYVQNQREKSEAMLKRINAMREYYKFICLTLDAPVPGKRELDEKQNFDYSEPSPASGESKPGAGGVGQQLFFGTAADLTWKTTLPWLAAHTDLPIVLKGLQTHEDAYLAAKYAPQVKAIILSNHGGRALDTAPPAIHTLLEVRKYCPEVLSKVQIWVDGGIKRGTDVVKALCLGASGVGIGRGALFGLGAGGQAGVERTLEILEAETATCMRLIGAKNISELGPKFVNARQVERDIYDGDSGLDRQGLWTKSKL from the exons ATGGCCAAGATTTTCGACGCGGCTGAAG TGGCCAAACACAACACCCCAGAGAGTTGCTGGGTCATTCTCTATGGCAAAGTCTACGATGTGACTGAGTTTCTTCCAACGCACCCCGGCGGTAAGAAGATCATCCTGAAGCTTGCGGGAAAGGATGCCACCGATGAATATGATCCCGTTCACCCACCTGGAACCCTCGAggagaacctcaagcctgAGAATATCCTCGGTGAAGTGAATCCCGAAACACTCACTGACTCCCAATCGACCGGCGAAAACACTACCACACAGTCCCGAGATAACCATCCCCCACCAATGGCATCACTCATgaatcttgatgagatcgaggaggaggctaCCAAGCGCATTTCGAAAAAGGCTTGGGCATACTACTTCTCAGCCGCCGACGATCTATTTtcaaaaacatacaacaaCCATGTGTATAAAAACATACTTCTTAGGCCACGCGTATTTGTTGATTGTACAGCTTGCGACCTTTCAACCACATTGATTGGCAACAGAGTTGGGCTACCAATATTTGTCGCCCCTGCTGCTATGGCCCGCTTAGCTCATCCCGATGGAGAACAAGGCATCGCCAAGGCATGCTCTCGATTCGGGGCCATGCAGATTGTGTCGAACAACGCGTCGATGACTCCTGAGCAAATCATCGAGGGCGCAAAGCCAGGCCAAACCTTTGGTTGGCAACTCTACGTCCAGAACCAGCGGGAGAAAAGCGAGGCGATGCTCAAGCGCATCAACGCTATGCGAGAGTACTACAAATTTATTTGCCTGACCCTTGATGCTCCTGTTCCTGGTAAACGCGAACTGGACGAGAAGCAAAACTTTGATTACTCTGAACCCAGCCCTGCCAGTGGTGAGAGCAAGCCCGGTGCTGGAGGTGTTGGTCAACAGCTGTTTTTTGGCACAGCGGCCGACTTGACTTGGAAGACAACTCTTCCCTGGCTAGCTGCTCACACAGATCTACCCATCGTTCTCAAGGGTCTACAGACTCATGAGGATGCTTATCTCGCAGCAAAGTATGCTCCTCAAGTAAAGGCCATCATCTTATCAAACCATGGCGGTCGTGCTCTCGACACAGCCCCTCCAGCTATACATACGCTTCTCGAGGTCCGCAAATACTGCCCTGAGGTTCTGAGCAAGGTCCAAATATGGGTTGATGGAGGCATCAAGCGAGGAACAGATGTTGTAAAAGCATTGTGTCTGGGAGCCAGCGGAGTCGGTATTGGACGAGGTGCTCTTTTTGGACttggcgctggtggccaAGCCGGCGTCGAGAGAACACTCGAAA TCCTcgaggcagagacagcaaCATGTATGAGATTAATCGGAGCCAAGAATATCTCGGAGCTTGGACCCAAATTC GTCAATGCTCGACAGGTGGAACGAGATATCTACGATGGAGATTCAGGGCTGGACCGTCAAGGCTTGTGGACAAAGTCTAAGCTGTAA
- a CDS encoding pre-mRNA-processing ATP-dependent RNA helicase PRP5, whose translation MARPRDSRSPSPAGSTHSSRRRRNDDRRARDRRNDGRDHRRRSRSRSPDPRNRDRERDRDHGRERDYYRRRDRSIDRRDDNYYRGGRRDHRERDRRRSRQRYDDRNRSPDRRHNHSREGDRDVRRRDDSRNRTPGRREGTADSLTRSIREDGRTQKISLGDSGKPDTEEAPKAGSGQSEVDKKAERLAKLEAWKKKKENASQKQKEVNPSQTRNLLAEMDKKASGASSKTVSPSVSVNASPAATPTVASPVVPYSGKFDPKAIAKKSAASRTHEGVKPALGSLEGQPEKLPVPAKPSVPVKPSTSASALPANRTKASGFGFVKNSTETDKLPTKRKLDLDEEDTTKRKLTKLPALPIEADDTPYADQDDDESDGDNFAETEEEAAAAARAAHERRLQAENQMDTGGEESKTTETQINGAAMSNTNAAEPNTTTNMEIDEEENNVDPLDAFMADLKQTDVKQPARASKAQKIQEPEAYFSDDEYDFNKKDAGDANALLAMTAKRKKKDIPAIDYSKIEIEPIRKNFWVEPAELSQLTEAEVADLRLELDGIKVNGKDVPKPVQKWAQCGLTRQTLDIIDNLGFEKPTPIQMQALPALMSGRDVIGVAKTGSGKTMAFLLPMFRHIKDQPPLKDTDGPIGLIMTPTRELAVQIHRDCKPFLKMMGLRSVCAYGGAPIRDQIAELKRGAEIIVCTPGRMIDLLAANQGRVTNLKRVTYVVLDEADRMFDMGFEPQVMKIFANMRPDRQTILFSATMPRIIDSLTKKVLDNPIEVTVGGRSVVAKEIDQIVEVRDEPSKFLRVLELLGELYDRDEDARTLIFVERQEKADDLLKELMIKGYPCMSIHGGKDQIDRDSTISDFKKGVVPILIATSVAARGLDVKQLKLVINYDAPNHLEDYVHRAGRTGRAGNTGVAVTFVTPEQENCSVGIAKALEQSGQPVPERLDEMRKAHREKVKSGKAKDTSGFGGKGLDRLDQEREAARLRERKTHKAEGEEEEVKEDKKEEEDDKAEKALSAIRAAASGVQARESAKAEGAEVKPTQQATITVGVKDKSKDPLDKVSSAVSAINSRLGKAGQLRAGQPIDNKGPDAGAFHATLEINDFPQKARWAVTNRTNVAKILEATGTSITTKGNFYPPGKEVPAGAEPKLYILIEGDTEVVVGSALSELTRLLREGTIAAADADSRAPASGRYTIT comes from the exons ATGGCTCGGCCGAGAGACTCGCGCTCACCAAGTCCTGCAGGCAGCACCCATAGCTCTCGCCGTCGCCGCAATGATGATCGTCGAGCTAGGGATCGACGTAATGACGGACGGGACCATCGGCGACGTAGCAGATCACGCAGCCCAGAT CCCAGAAACCGCGATCGCGAAAGAGATAGGGACCATGGGCGAGAGCGAGATTATTATCGACGGAGAGACCGTTCTATAGACCGGCGCGACGACAATTATTACCGAGGTGGACGACGAGACCACCGCGAAAGAGATCGGAGGAGATCCCGACAACGCTACGATGATCGCAATCGATCACCCGATAGGCGACATAACCACAGCCGAGAAGGTGATCGAGATGTGAGAAGGCGAGACGACTCCCGCAACCGCACCCCTGGGCGCCGTGAGGGTACGGCTGACTCCCTTACTCGCAGCATTCGTGAAGACGGTAGAACACAGAAGATCTCACTTGGCGACAGTGGGAAACCCGATACTGAGGAG GCACCCAAGGCAGGTTCTGGACAGTcagaggttgacaagaaggctgagcGATTAGCCAAACTCgaagcatggaagaagaagaaagagaatgcTagccagaaacaaaaagaagtAAACCCGAGCCAGACAAGGAACCTCTTGGCTGAAATGGACAAGAAAGCGAGTGGGGCGTCCTCAAAAACAGTTTCTCCGTCAGTTTCTGTGAATGCTTCGCCAGCTGCAACACCGACTGTTGCTTCACCTGTCGTCCCATACTCTGGCAAGTTTGACCCTAAGGCCATCGCAAAGAAATCGGCAGCTTCCCGGACACACGAAGGCGTGAAACCAGCCTTGGGCTCTCTGGAGGGGCAGCCCGAAAAGCTTCCAGTCCCTGCCAAGCCCTCAGTGCCTGTAAAACCGTCTACCAGCG CATCAGCTCTCCCTGCGAATCGAACAAAAGCTAGTGGGTTTGGATTTGTGAAGAACAGCACAGAAACTGACAAGCTCCCCACTAAACGAAAACTTGatttggatgaagaagacactACTAAACGAAAACTTACTAAGCTTCCTGCCCTGCCCATCGAAGCTGATGACACTCCATATGCCGATcaggacgatgatgaatCTGATGGTGACAACTTTGCggagactgaagaggaggccgccgctgctgctcgtGCAGCTCATGAGAGACGGTTGCAGGCAGAGAATCAAATGGATACGGGTGGAGAAGAGTCAAAGACGACCGAAACCCAGATCAATGGAGCTGCCATGTCAAACACCAACGCCGCTGAAcccaacaccaccacaaaTATGGAaattgatgaggaggagaataaCGTTGATCCACTGGATGCATTCATGGCTGATCTTAAGCAGACAGACGTGAAACAGCCGGCTAGGGCATCCAAAGCGCAAAAGATCCAGGAGCCGGAGGCTTACTTCAGCGACGATGAATATGATTTCAATAAGAAGGACGCGGGTGACGCAAACGCCTTACTAGCCATGACTGCGAAgcgaaaaaagaaagacattCCGGCGATTGATTACAGCAAGATCGAAATTGAACCTATTCGCAAAAACTTCTGGGTCGAGCCAGCTGAACTCAGCCAACTCACAGAGGCCGAGGTAGCTGATCTTCGCCTAGAACTCGAtggcatcaaggtcaacggcAAGGATGTTCCCAAGCCCGTTCAGAAATGGGCTCAATGTGGTCTGACGCGACAAACACTCGACATCATTGATAACTTGGGCTTTGAGAAACCTACCCCCATCCAGATGCAGGCTCTTCCTGCTCTCATGTCGGGCCGCGATGTCATCGGCGTGGCGAAGACTGGTTCGGGAAAGACAATGGCATTCCTGCTTCCCATGTTCCGGCATATCAAGGACCAGCCTCCACTGAAGGATACAGATGGGCCTATCGGATTGATTATGACTCCAACACGAGAACTTGCAGTCCAGATTCATCGAGACTGCAAACCTtttctcaagatgatggGTCTTCGATCTGTCTGTGCCTACGGTGGAGCGCCCATCCGAGATCAGATTGCTGAACTCAAACGTGGCGCGGAAATCATTGTGTGTACACCTGGTCGAATGATCGATCTTCTAGCTGCGAACCAAGGGCGGGTCACTAATCTCAAACGAGTGACAtatgttgttcttgatgaagccgatCGAATGTTCGATATGGGTTTCGAGCCTCAAGTCATGAAGATATTCGCAAATATGCGACCTGATAGGCAGACTATCCTCTTCTCGGCTACGATGCCTCGCATCATCGACTCACTGACCAAGAAGGTACTCGATAATCCTATCGAAGTTACAGTGGGCGGCCGCAGTGTTGTGGCAAAGGAGATTGATCAGATCGTTGAAGTTCGAGATGAGCCATCCAAGTTCCTGCGCGTTCTCGAACTGCTTGGAGAGCTCTACGACCGTGACGAGGATGCCCGCACCCTCATTTTCGTGGAACGTCAAGAAAAGGCGGACGATTTATTGAAAGAGCTTATGATCAAGGGTTACCCCTGCATGTCCATTCATGGAGGTAAAGATCAGATTGATCGTGATTCTACCATCTCAgacttcaagaagggtgTCGTGCCTATCTTGATCGCTACTTCGGTGGCAGCTCGTGGTCTTGATGTCAAGCAACTCAAGCTCGTTATTAACTACGACGCACCGAATCACTTGGAGGATTATGTCCATCGTGCTGGCCGAACTGGCCGTGCTGGCAATACTGGTGTCGCTGTCACGTTTGTCACGCCAGAGCAGGAGAACTGCTCTGTCGGCattgccaaggctcttgaacAGAGTGGGCAGCCGGTGCCAGAAAGGCTCGACGAGATGAGGAAAGCTCATCGTGAAAAAGTGAAATctggcaaggccaaggatacctctggctttggcggcAAGGGTCTCGATCGTCTTGATCAGGAACGAGAGGCTGCCCGCCTCCGCGAGCGCAAGACCCACAAGgccgagggcgaggaggaggaggtcaaagaagataagaaggaagaggaggacgataAGGCAGAGAAGGCTCTCAGTGCGATCCGCGCAGCAGCGTCAGGCGTTCAAGCGCGCGAGTCAGCAAAGGCTGAAGGTGCAGAAGTCAAGCCTACTCAGCAGGCAACCATTACTGTTGGAGTAAAAGACAAGTCCAAAGACCCGCTCGACAAGGTCAGCTCAGCTGTGTCCGCCATCAACAGCCGCCTCGGAAAGGCTGGCCAACTTCGTGCTGGTCAGCCTATCGACAACAAGGGCCCAGATGCTGGTGCATTCCATGCCACATTAGAAATCAACGATTTCCCTCAAAAGGCCAGATGGGCTGTCACCAACCGAACCAACGTCGCCAAGATCCTGGAAGCTACAGGTACATCGATCACAACAAAGGGCAACTTTTACCCACCAGGTAAAGAGGTTCCCGCTGGAGCCGAACCCAAATTGTACATTCTCATCGAAGGCGATACcgaagttgttgttggatCCGCTCTCAGCGAACTCACGCGCCTATTAAGAGAAGGAACAATAGCTGCTGCAGATGCTGACAGTCGAGCACCAGCCAGTGGGCGCTATACAATTACCTAG
- a CDS encoding pre-mRNA-processing ATP-dependent RNA helicase PRP5, whose product MARPRDSRSPSPAGSTHSSRRRRNDDRRARDRRNDGRDHRRRSRSRSPDPRNRDRERDRDHGRERDYYRRRDRSIDRRDDNYYRGGRRDHRERDRRRSRQRYDDRNRSPDRRHNHSREGDRDVRSIREDGRTQKISLGDSGKPDTEEAPKAGSGQSEVDKKAERLAKLEAWKKKKENASQKQKEVNPSQTRNLLAEMDKKASGASSKTVSPSVSVNASPAATPTVASPVVPYSGKFDPKAIAKKSAASRTHEGVKPALGSLEGQPEKLPVPAKPSVPVKPSTSASALPANRTKASGFGFVKNSTETDKLPTKRKLDLDEEDTTKRKLTKLPALPIEADDTPYADQDDDESDGDNFAETEEEAAAAARAAHERRLQAENQMDTGGEESKTTETQINGAAMSNTNAAEPNTTTNMEIDEEENNVDPLDAFMADLKQTDVKQPARASKAQKIQEPEAYFSDDEYDFNKKDAGDANALLAMTAKRKKKDIPAIDYSKIEIEPIRKNFWVEPAELSQLTEAEVADLRLELDGIKVNGKDVPKPVQKWAQCGLTRQTLDIIDNLGFEKPTPIQMQALPALMSGRDVIGVAKTGSGKTMAFLLPMFRHIKDQPPLKDTDGPIGLIMTPTRELAVQIHRDCKPFLKMMGLRSVCAYGGAPIRDQIAELKRGAEIIVCTPGRMIDLLAANQGRVTNLKRVTYVVLDEADRMFDMGFEPQVMKIFANMRPDRQTILFSATMPRIIDSLTKKVLDNPIEVTVGGRSVVAKEIDQIVEVRDEPSKFLRVLELLGELYDRDEDARTLIFVERQEKADDLLKELMIKGYPCMSIHGGKDQIDRDSTISDFKKGVVPILIATSVAARGLDVKQLKLVINYDAPNHLEDYVHRAGRTGRAGNTGVAVTFVTPEQENCSVGIAKALEQSGQPVPERLDEMRKAHREKVKSGKAKDTSGFGGKGLDRLDQEREAARLRERKTHKAEGEEEEVKEDKKEEEDDKAEKALSAIRAAASGVQARESAKAEGAEVKPTQQATITVGVKDKSKDPLDKVSSAVSAINSRLGKAGQLRAGQPIDNKGPDAGAFHATLEINDFPQKARWAVTNRTNVAKILEATGTSITTKGNFYPPGKEVPAGAEPKLYILIEGDTEVVVGSALSELTRLLREGTIAAADADSRAPASGRYTIT is encoded by the exons ATGGCTCGGCCGAGAGACTCGCGCTCACCAAGTCCTGCAGGCAGCACCCATAGCTCTCGCCGTCGCCGCAATGATGATCGTCGAGCTAGGGATCGACGTAATGACGGACGGGACCATCGGCGACGTAGCAGATCACGCAGCCCAGAT CCCAGAAACCGCGATCGCGAAAGAGATAGGGACCATGGGCGAGAGCGAGATTATTATCGACGGAGAGACCGTTCTATAGACCGGCGCGACGACAATTATTACCGAGGTGGACGACGAGACCACCGCGAAAGAGATCGGAGGAGATCCCGACAACGCTACGATGATCGCAATCGATCACCCGATAGGCGACATAACCACAGCCGAGAAGGTGATCGAGATGTGAGAAG CATTCGTGAAGACGGTAGAACACAGAAGATCTCACTTGGCGACAGTGGGAAACCCGATACTGAGGAG GCACCCAAGGCAGGTTCTGGACAGTcagaggttgacaagaaggctgagcGATTAGCCAAACTCgaagcatggaagaagaagaaagagaatgcTagccagaaacaaaaagaagtAAACCCGAGCCAGACAAGGAACCTCTTGGCTGAAATGGACAAGAAAGCGAGTGGGGCGTCCTCAAAAACAGTTTCTCCGTCAGTTTCTGTGAATGCTTCGCCAGCTGCAACACCGACTGTTGCTTCACCTGTCGTCCCATACTCTGGCAAGTTTGACCCTAAGGCCATCGCAAAGAAATCGGCAGCTTCCCGGACACACGAAGGCGTGAAACCAGCCTTGGGCTCTCTGGAGGGGCAGCCCGAAAAGCTTCCAGTCCCTGCCAAGCCCTCAGTGCCTGTAAAACCGTCTACCAGCG CATCAGCTCTCCCTGCGAATCGAACAAAAGCTAGTGGGTTTGGATTTGTGAAGAACAGCACAGAAACTGACAAGCTCCCCACTAAACGAAAACTTGatttggatgaagaagacactACTAAACGAAAACTTACTAAGCTTCCTGCCCTGCCCATCGAAGCTGATGACACTCCATATGCCGATcaggacgatgatgaatCTGATGGTGACAACTTTGCggagactgaagaggaggccgccgctgctgctcgtGCAGCTCATGAGAGACGGTTGCAGGCAGAGAATCAAATGGATACGGGTGGAGAAGAGTCAAAGACGACCGAAACCCAGATCAATGGAGCTGCCATGTCAAACACCAACGCCGCTGAAcccaacaccaccacaaaTATGGAaattgatgaggaggagaataaCGTTGATCCACTGGATGCATTCATGGCTGATCTTAAGCAGACAGACGTGAAACAGCCGGCTAGGGCATCCAAAGCGCAAAAGATCCAGGAGCCGGAGGCTTACTTCAGCGACGATGAATATGATTTCAATAAGAAGGACGCGGGTGACGCAAACGCCTTACTAGCCATGACTGCGAAgcgaaaaaagaaagacattCCGGCGATTGATTACAGCAAGATCGAAATTGAACCTATTCGCAAAAACTTCTGGGTCGAGCCAGCTGAACTCAGCCAACTCACAGAGGCCGAGGTAGCTGATCTTCGCCTAGAACTCGAtggcatcaaggtcaacggcAAGGATGTTCCCAAGCCCGTTCAGAAATGGGCTCAATGTGGTCTGACGCGACAAACACTCGACATCATTGATAACTTGGGCTTTGAGAAACCTACCCCCATCCAGATGCAGGCTCTTCCTGCTCTCATGTCGGGCCGCGATGTCATCGGCGTGGCGAAGACTGGTTCGGGAAAGACAATGGCATTCCTGCTTCCCATGTTCCGGCATATCAAGGACCAGCCTCCACTGAAGGATACAGATGGGCCTATCGGATTGATTATGACTCCAACACGAGAACTTGCAGTCCAGATTCATCGAGACTGCAAACCTtttctcaagatgatggGTCTTCGATCTGTCTGTGCCTACGGTGGAGCGCCCATCCGAGATCAGATTGCTGAACTCAAACGTGGCGCGGAAATCATTGTGTGTACACCTGGTCGAATGATCGATCTTCTAGCTGCGAACCAAGGGCGGGTCACTAATCTCAAACGAGTGACAtatgttgttcttgatgaagccgatCGAATGTTCGATATGGGTTTCGAGCCTCAAGTCATGAAGATATTCGCAAATATGCGACCTGATAGGCAGACTATCCTCTTCTCGGCTACGATGCCTCGCATCATCGACTCACTGACCAAGAAGGTACTCGATAATCCTATCGAAGTTACAGTGGGCGGCCGCAGTGTTGTGGCAAAGGAGATTGATCAGATCGTTGAAGTTCGAGATGAGCCATCCAAGTTCCTGCGCGTTCTCGAACTGCTTGGAGAGCTCTACGACCGTGACGAGGATGCCCGCACCCTCATTTTCGTGGAACGTCAAGAAAAGGCGGACGATTTATTGAAAGAGCTTATGATCAAGGGTTACCCCTGCATGTCCATTCATGGAGGTAAAGATCAGATTGATCGTGATTCTACCATCTCAgacttcaagaagggtgTCGTGCCTATCTTGATCGCTACTTCGGTGGCAGCTCGTGGTCTTGATGTCAAGCAACTCAAGCTCGTTATTAACTACGACGCACCGAATCACTTGGAGGATTATGTCCATCGTGCTGGCCGAACTGGCCGTGCTGGCAATACTGGTGTCGCTGTCACGTTTGTCACGCCAGAGCAGGAGAACTGCTCTGTCGGCattgccaaggctcttgaacAGAGTGGGCAGCCGGTGCCAGAAAGGCTCGACGAGATGAGGAAAGCTCATCGTGAAAAAGTGAAATctggcaaggccaaggatacctctggctttggcggcAAGGGTCTCGATCGTCTTGATCAGGAACGAGAGGCTGCCCGCCTCCGCGAGCGCAAGACCCACAAGgccgagggcgaggaggaggaggtcaaagaagataagaaggaagaggaggacgataAGGCAGAGAAGGCTCTCAGTGCGATCCGCGCAGCAGCGTCAGGCGTTCAAGCGCGCGAGTCAGCAAAGGCTGAAGGTGCAGAAGTCAAGCCTACTCAGCAGGCAACCATTACTGTTGGAGTAAAAGACAAGTCCAAAGACCCGCTCGACAAGGTCAGCTCAGCTGTGTCCGCCATCAACAGCCGCCTCGGAAAGGCTGGCCAACTTCGTGCTGGTCAGCCTATCGACAACAAGGGCCCAGATGCTGGTGCATTCCATGCCACATTAGAAATCAACGATTTCCCTCAAAAGGCCAGATGGGCTGTCACCAACCGAACCAACGTCGCCAAGATCCTGGAAGCTACAGGTACATCGATCACAACAAAGGGCAACTTTTACCCACCAGGTAAAGAGGTTCCCGCTGGAGCCGAACCCAAATTGTACATTCTCATCGAAGGCGATACcgaagttgttgttggatCCGCTCTCAGCGAACTCACGCGCCTATTAAGAGAAGGAACAATAGCTGCTGCAGATGCTGACAGTCGAGCACCAGCCAGTGGGCGCTATACAATTACCTAG